A region of Drosophila mauritiana strain mau12 chromosome 3L, ASM438214v1, whole genome shotgun sequence DNA encodes the following proteins:
- the LOC117140273 gene encoding uncharacterized protein LOC117140273: protein MADQFSVLCQILIFLTAAQPSIGGHFEYVLDDESVFSECFDMPPGYANISGLFDVSTINFEMGPEGVHVDGYLTSSWDIQPTDRIEGRLNVVHMDRGTWQPTVLNMVSRDFCKTFVDPNQYWYNIFPKHIINRDEARQKCLNYKGTVYFMEPYTLQMHFGLGLTLPSGRNRMVFNLVAIDENNVTRPNGICFEIEGDFFKIE, encoded by the exons ATGGCTGATCAATTTTCGGTGCTGTgtcaaatattaatttttctaaCCGCTGCACAGCCTTCGATTGGAGGTCACTTCGAGTATGTTTTGGATGACGAATCAGTGTTTTCGGAATGTTTTGATATGCCGCCTGGATATGCGAATATAAGCGGGCTGTTTGATGTTTCAACAATTAACTTTGAAATGGGGCCAGAAGGAGTTCACGTCGACGGATACCTAACCTCCTCGTGGGATATACAACCAACGGATCGCATTGAGGGTCGATTAAATGTCGTTCATATGGACCGTGGCACTTGGCAACCGACGGTACTAAATATGGTGTCCAGAGATTTTTGCAAAACATTTGTGGATCCCAATCAATATTGGTACAATATTTTTCCAAAACATATTATAAACAGGGACGAGGCTCGACAAAAATGTCTAAACTATAAAGGA ACTGTTTACTTCATGGAACCATATACCTTACAAATGCATTTTGGACTTGGTTTGACGCTTCCTTCTGGAAGAAATCGAATGGTGTTCAATTTGGTAGCAATTGATGAGAATAATGTTACGCGACCAAATGGAATTTGCTTTGAGATAGAAGGGGATTTTTTTAAAATCGAATAA